From the genome of Synergistaceae bacterium, one region includes:
- a CDS encoding ATP-binding protein has protein sequence MNFLIIRDTYLKLAVTQIFSIIISAANSMIDTAVTGRFLGPNVVAAAGLFAPVVTLMGFSYVLIIGLQILCSRAVGSGDGRKVVSLFSSGFFFLAACGAVISVSCVLFCEPLIAFLTAGNHDRAVILNLRDYIGGYSYGITFQILYGFLMVFLPMNNNVKLSYVSIAVMLVSNIAMDIAAVYFRLGAFGIGLATSASYVFAFLCVFPGFTDKYKPVHIELGNLCLSRLYEAAILGLPSLMFTLGCTVKGCVMNMTLMRNIGASAVAVMNIQGNICAIAGAVPMGCGGAFMSLGSMYYGENDRESLLMLGRYSLKFGVLLSGTVMLFIMSGAYYVSKFFFEPGQFFEHDYAAFDISERMMLLFPSFLIFNAVYIVFIKAYQLQGKTRLVNIVSFSENIIMAVIAAVLVPFMGDSGVWFSFPLSEIVCLIIIMLSVFINAGRITFSLADWLKLPESFGAKAGEFMEFSVTSAKQAVNISRKVIDFCLGHKISRRKSNIAGLAAEEIAVNIVKHGFRENGRNHADLRITYTGGVLTVRIRDNCPEFDPRKWLDQFSGTDPAANVGIRMIAGLADEMSCQNMAGVNINTVMIKVSGQ, from the coding sequence ATGAATTTTCTTATCATCAGGGATACTTATCTGAAGCTGGCTGTAACGCAAATTTTCAGTATCATAATTTCCGCCGCGAACTCAATGATTGACACGGCGGTTACGGGGCGTTTTCTTGGGCCTAATGTTGTTGCCGCCGCGGGGCTTTTCGCGCCTGTAGTTACGCTGATGGGATTCTCGTATGTGCTGATAATCGGCCTGCAAATTCTGTGTTCCCGCGCTGTCGGAAGCGGGGACGGTAGGAAAGTTGTCTCTCTTTTCTCATCGGGATTTTTTTTCCTCGCGGCCTGCGGAGCTGTGATTTCAGTCTCGTGCGTACTGTTCTGTGAGCCTCTTATAGCTTTTCTCACGGCGGGAAATCATGACAGGGCTGTTATCCTGAACCTTAGAGACTATATCGGCGGATATTCTTACGGGATAACGTTTCAGATACTTTACGGCTTCCTGATGGTATTCCTGCCCATGAACAACAATGTGAAACTCTCGTATGTCTCAATAGCTGTTATGCTTGTCTCAAATATTGCGATGGATATTGCTGCTGTATATTTCAGACTTGGCGCGTTCGGGATTGGCCTTGCGACATCTGCGAGCTACGTTTTCGCGTTCCTTTGCGTGTTTCCCGGATTTACGGATAAATACAAGCCTGTGCATATTGAGCTGGGAAATTTATGCCTGTCCCGGCTTTATGAGGCGGCAATTCTCGGTCTTCCCAGCCTGATGTTCACACTTGGCTGTACGGTGAAAGGCTGCGTAATGAACATGACGCTGATGAGGAACATAGGAGCTTCAGCCGTCGCGGTCATGAACATTCAGGGGAATATCTGCGCGATTGCCGGGGCTGTGCCGATGGGCTGCGGGGGGGCGTTTATGTCGCTTGGGAGCATGTATTACGGAGAGAATGACCGTGAGTCGTTGCTCATGCTCGGAAGGTACTCGCTGAAATTCGGTGTGCTTCTTTCGGGGACGGTCATGCTGTTTATCATGTCGGGCGCGTATTATGTCTCTAAATTCTTCTTTGAGCCGGGACAGTTTTTTGAGCATGATTACGCGGCTTTTGACATTTCGGAGCGCATGATGTTATTGTTTCCGAGCTTCTTAATCTTCAACGCGGTGTACATCGTCTTCATTAAGGCGTATCAGCTTCAGGGAAAAACGCGCCTCGTAAATATCGTGTCATTCTCCGAGAATATCATCATGGCCGTTATTGCCGCCGTCCTTGTTCCGTTCATGGGCGACTCCGGCGTGTGGTTTTCTTTCCCCCTAAGCGAGATTGTATGCCTCATAATCATAATGCTGTCCGTGTTCATTAACGCGGGGAGGATTACTTTCTCGCTTGCTGACTGGCTGAAGCTGCCTGAAAGTTTCGGTGCGAAAGCGGGCGAGTTCATGGAATTTTCTGTAACGTCAGCAAAACAGGCGGTAAATATCTCCCGGAAGGTTATAGATTTCTGTCTGGGTCATAAAATTTCACGGCGCAAGAGCAACATTGCCGGGCTTGCCGCAGAGGAAATAGCCGTGAATATCGTAAAGCACGGTTTCAGGGAAAACGGCCGGAATCACGCTGACCTGCGAATCACATACACCGGCGGAGTACTAACGGTAAGAATCCGCGACAACTGCCCCGAATTTGACCCGCGCAAATGGCTAGATCAGTTTTCAGGCACAGACCCCGCCGCGAATGTCGGAATAAGAATGATTGCCGGGCTTGCTGACGAAATGAGCTGTCAGAACATGGCCGGGGTAAACATTAACACAGTCATGATAAAAGTCAGCGGCCAATGA
- a CDS encoding cold-shock protein, translating into MAQGTVKWFNESKGYGFITVDDGKDVLVHFTAIQGEGFKTLNEGQKVTFDIVNGEKGPQAANVVKQ; encoded by the coding sequence CAAATGGTTCAATGAGAGCAAAGGCTACGGCTTCATCACCGTAGACGACGGAAAGGACGTTCTCGTCCACTTCACCGCAATCCAGGGCGAGGGCTTCAAGACTCTCAATGAGGGTCAGAAGGTAACGTTCGACATCGTAAACGGCGAGAAAGGCCCCCAGGCTGCCAACGTCGTAAAGCAGTAG